A single Thunnus thynnus chromosome 6, fThuThy2.1, whole genome shotgun sequence DNA region contains:
- the nemp1 gene encoding nuclear envelope integral membrane protein 1 isoform X2 yields the protein MAGCMKMTNAFISASAKSVVFMALLICLPRTSHQDTGNKSLILNLGDGEQYVKTGSNLFCYNNAILPTWKHIWTRIQVRVWSSNTFKVETVDGEEELQELERFSVWSWFQSLLREGHNETTINISLFSKKTCFKIDPADNTKYTVKSIRKFDIYLFLVFLTGTLLFLFADSLSRSQVFFYSAGMSTGMIASLIILLFILARFLPKKSPFYVLIIGGWSFSVYAIQLVCRNLGVILREHWNMALGYVVVVGFISFAVCYRYGPLVDKKSINILSWTLQLFGLLLIYLGIQIQQVAFAIIVAALLSKHLEYPVYLAVVAWRRIRRFVHWKPEPRRLLTEEEYQKQAEEETRRALDELRKYCNSPEFSPWKAVSRLQSPKRKV from the exons ATGGCGGGATGCATGAAAATGACAAACGCTTTCATTTCTGCAAGTGCTAAGTCAGTGGTTTTCATGGCGCTGCTTATCTGCTTACCTCGAACCTCACACCAGGATACGG GAAACAAGTCTCTAATACTTAATCTCGGGGATGGAGAGCAGTATGTGAAGACAGGGTCCAATCTCTTCTGTTATAACAACGCCATACTGCCGACCTGGAAGCATATCTGGACCAGGATTCAG GTCAGAGTGTGGAGTTCAAACACGTTTAAGGTGGAGACCGTAGATggggaggaggagctgcaggagctGGAGCGCTTCAGTGTCTGGAGCTGGTTCCAGAGCTTGTTACGTGAGGGCCACAATGAAACCACCATTAACATCAGCTTGTTCAGCAAGAAGACCTGCTTTAAGATCGACCCCGCTGATAACACTAAGTACACTGTCAAGTCAATTCGTA AGTTTGATATCTATCTGTTTTTGGTATTCCTCACCGGAACGTTGTTATTCCTCTTTGCAGACTCACTCAGCAG GAGTCAAGTTTTCTTCTACTCTGCCGGTATGAGCACAGGAATGATCGCCTCCCTCAtcatcctcctgttcatattggctcGGTTTTTGCCAAAG AAAAGCCCTTTTTACGTATTGATAATTGGCGGCTGGTCATTCTCCGTCTACGCCATCCAGCTTGTCTGCAGGAATCTCGGCGTGATTCTGCGAGAACACTGGAACATGGCATTAG GTTATGTGGTGGTAGTGGGATTCATCAGTTTTGCTGTGTGTTATCGATACGGTCCTCTGGTGGATAAGAAGAGCATCAACATCCTGTCGTGGACACTACAGCTCTTTGGCCTGCTCTTGATTTATTTAGGAATTCAAATCCAGCAAGTCGCGTTCGCCATCATCGTGGCGGCTTTGCTCTCCAAACATCTGGAGTATCCAGTCTATCTGGCAGTTGTTGCATGGAG GAGGATCAGAAGGTTTGTTCACTGGAAGCCAGAGCCGCGTCGCCTGCTGACTGAGGAAGAGTATCAGAAGCAAGCGGAGGAAGAGACTCGGCGAGCGCTGGACGAGTTGCGGAAGTACTGTAACAGCCCAGAGTTCAGCCCGTGGAAGGCAGTGTCCAGGCTTCAGTCCCCAAAAAG aaaagtaTAA